In one window of Brachyhypopomus gauderio isolate BG-103 chromosome 16, BGAUD_0.2, whole genome shotgun sequence DNA:
- the LOC143478434 gene encoding NLR family CARD domain-containing protein 3, translating into MAYGPCSTEIQQRRVEFVENLSKHVSHLLDMLFKVGAVTEEDLSFIRGGGIPGERDCMRTLLDVLQGRGEESCRALLFLLPNLQALSPTGSTNLSAKSVFQEHLGQHKDILSRQHGPASYFSMTGHTPELEETDCYTDITFSRQVRCLLPPPCQHEAAMVGEPFRTGKGEARAQAETCTFKDVYQGLVTSSGAGVALLSGVAGSGKTTVIRRLVREWAVDTETKKIILSLSFRELNLITEPQSLRELLSDHYSHLKPILPELMTSNQAQGLLIFDGLDEFSFPLDFDGTPKCSDPERELSVGAMVVNLLKGNLLPGISVLLTSRPHAVTKVPPLLVGQTYSVLGFSPAQQREYFQRICSSPQDAAALWGFVSSHKPLQLMCHIPAFCWIVSTALHAGGSCFFPKVTPTDAVPCGGGSGSGEEAGAEQPAAVSDAMTTNTPAFPHRPVTVTEIYCCFLKSIVVFHVAGCVEGLHLDRLQGAPRVLKESRAKLRCLGALAFKGLVERRFLFDSTDLDSFSLGCSALSQAFLVEITREDRASLTYEKGFHFVHTSVQEFLAALYYVLESFSGSDPFSGLKPTTGLLPPAVSKRLASVARKLRRPHRLLRRRVKKALHWGEGHQSGHMDLFCRFVCGLLVPKTRFILDGVFPAEPRPRASFRAPLSSTPPPSLLRLLQSRLLGGALSPERQLNVCHCLYEARDPGLPTRLCAWLKVLSQQASGKCGTGTRDWSELAFLLQLSPDLQELNLDAQGLDADGLRRLLPVLPLFSTLSLGQNPLGPEGAEVLSLALRNPDCHIEKLWVVSTGLGCEGFRKLAEGLRDNRTVVDLRMAINRIGDEGAASLAELLKTNRTLRDIRLRDNLVTDKGAELLMAALMENSTLEYLWMFDNKLSKEGVQRLKEFSKNRSNLDIKVCY; encoded by the exons ATGGCGTATGGACCATGCAGCACAGAAATACAACAACGTCGAGTGGAGTTTGTGGAAAACCTGAGCAAACATGTAAGTCATCTTCTGGACATGCTCTTCAAAGTAGGGGCAGTAACGGAGGAGGATCTGAGCTTCATTAGAGGTGGTGGGATCCCAGGTGAGCGAGACTGCATGAGGACTCTGCTGGATGTCCTGCAAGGCAGAGGCGAGGAGTCCTGCCGTGCTCTTCTGTTCCTGCTGCCTAACTTGCAGGCGTTGTCCCCCACTGGAAGCACAAACCTCTCTGCAAAGAGCGTTTTTCAGGAGCATCTTGGACAGCACAAGGACATTTTGTCCAGACAGCATGGTCCAGCGAGTTATTTCAGTATGACAGGACACACGCCGGAGCTCGAGGAGACGGACTGCTACACCGACATTACGTTCTCCAGACAGGTCCGGTGTTTGTTGCCCCCGCCGTGTCAACACGAGGCAGCGATGGTGGGCGAGCCCTTCAGGACAGGGAAGGGTGAGGCGCGTGCACAGGCTGAGACTTGCACTTTTAAAGACGTGTACCAAGGACTGGTCACGTCTTCAGGAGCGGGCGTGGCCCTGCTGTCAGGGGTCGCCGGGAGCGGTAAAACTACTGTGATAAGGCGCCTGGTCCGGGAGTGGGCCGTAGACACGGAGACTAAAAAAATTatcctgtctctgtctttccGTGAGCTGAATCTGATAACCGAGCCCCAGAGTCTCCGAGAGCTGCTGTCAGATCATTACAGCCACTTGAAACCCATCCTGCCAGAGTTAATGACCTCAAACCAAGCCCAGGGTCTGCTTATTTTTGACGGGCTGGACGAGTTCTCGTTCCCCTTGGACTTTGACGGCACCCCTAAGTGTTCGGACCCGGAGCGGGAGCTGTCGGTGGGGGCTATGGTGGTGAACCTGCTGAAGGGGAACCTGCTCCCCGGCATCTCGGTTCTCCTCACTTCTCGGCCCCATGCCGTCACCAAGGTGCCTCCGCTGCTGGTGGGCCAGACCTACAGCGTGCTGGGTTTCTCGCCCGCCCAGCAGAGGGAGTACTTCCAGCGAATCTGCAGCTCCCCCCAGGACGCTGCCGCGCTGTGGGGCTTCGTGTCTTCCCACAAACCCCTTCAGCTCATGTGCCACATCCCTGCCTTCTGCTGGATAGTGTCCACTGCCCTGCACGCCGGTGGTTCCTGCTTCTTCCCTAAGGTGACGCCGACGGACGCCGTGCCATGcggaggtgggagtggctcCGGGGAAGAGGCGGGAGCTGAGCAACCGGCCGCCGTGTCAGACGCCATGACAACAAACACCCCGGCATTTCCCCACAGGCCCGTTACTGTCACGGAGATCTACTGCTGCTTTCTGAAGTCCATAGTGGTGTTCCACGTGGCCGGGTGCGTGGAGGGACTGCACCTGGACAGGCTCCAGGGGGCTCCCCGTGTCCTGAAGGAGAGCAGAGCGAAGTTGCGCTGTCTGGGAGCCCTGGCCTTCAAAGGCCTGGTGGAGAGAAGGTTCCTCTTCGACAGCACAGACCTGGACTCCTTCtctctgggctgcagcgcgctgtcgCAGGCCTTCCTGGTGGAGATCACCAGGGAGGACCGAGCGTCCCTCACGTACGAGAAGGGCTTCCACTTCGTCCACACCAGCGTGCAGGAGTTCCTGGCCGCCCTGTATTACGTCCTGGAGTCGTTCTCGGGTTCCGATCCGTTCTCGGGCCTCAAGCCAACCACGGGCCTGCTTCCCCCGGCAGTGAGCAAGCGTCTGGCATCCGTGGCCCGTAAGCTGCGCCGGCCGCACCGTCTCTTGCGCAGACGCGTGAAGAAGGCCCTCCACTGGGGTGAGGGCCACCAATCGGGACACATGGACCTCTTCTGCAG GTTCGTATGTGGCCTGCTTGTCCCCAAGACGCGCTTCATCCTGGACGGCGTCTTCCCCGCCGAGCCGCGACCTCGAGCGTCCTTTCGCGCCCCGCTCTCGTCCACGCCCCCGCCCTCCCTCCTCCGGCTGCTCCAATCCCGGCTGCTGGGCGGGGCTCTGAGCCCGGAGCGCCAGCTGAACGTGTGTCACTGCCTGTACGAGGCGCGCGACCCCGGGCTGCCCACGCGCCTGTGCGCCTGGCTGAAGGTGTTGTCCCAGCAGGCCTCGGGGAAGTGCGGGACCGGGACCAGGGACTGGAGCGAGCTGGCCTTCCTGCTACAGCTGAGCCCGGACCTGCAGGAGCTGAATCTGGACGCGCAGGGGCTGGACGCTGACGGGCTGCGGAGGCTGCTGCCCGTGCTACCGCTCTTCTCCACCCTCAG CCTCGGGCAGAATCCTCTTGGACCAGAAGGGGCAGAGGTGTTATCTCTCGCACTGAGGAACCCTGACTGCCATATTGAGAAGCTGTG ggtggTGTCCACAGGCTTAGGTTGCGAGGGGTTCAGAAAATTGGCAGAGGGTCTCCGAGACAACCGCACAGTGGTGGATCTCAG AATGGCCATCAACCGTATTGGTGACGAAGGGGCGGCTTCGCTTGCTGAATTACTGAAGACCAATCGCACACTGAGAGATATCAG GCTTCGAGACAATTTAGTGACGGATAAAGGGGCGGAGCTCCTGATGGCAGCGTTGATGGAGAACTCCACCTTGGAGTACCTCTG GATGTTTGACAACAAGCTGTCCAAAGAGGGCGTTCAACGGCTTAAAGAATTCTCAAAAAACAGATCCAACCTTGACATCAAAGTCTGCTACTGA